In Elaeis guineensis isolate ETL-2024a chromosome 1, EG11, whole genome shotgun sequence, a genomic segment contains:
- the LOC109505448 gene encoding hydroxycinnamoyltransferase-like: protein MNVYRISVLLIDHTHLCTCNPPVPSFPHIKYHPPSSMKTIVTPLPPIDLVKSDSLITAINFFKFTRAQLYLKAKAPKRSRYNMYTLFATHVWRCTSLARELPSVRLSKLYIATDGRQHLQLQLPTRYFWSMIFKVASVVKLSLLDFYGNIDGGAIATSYQP, encoded by the coding sequence ATGAACGTGTATCGCATCTCTGTCCTCCTCATCGATCACACCCACCTCTGCACATGCAACCCCCCAGTCCCTTCCTTTCCACACATCAAGTATCATCCCCCGTCCTCTATGAAGACAATAGTAACCCCATTGCCTCCCATCGATTTAGTAAAATCTGACAGCCTCATCACCGCCatcaacttcttcaagttcacccGTGCCCAGCTTTACCTCAAGGCCAAAGCCCCCAAAAGATCCCGCTACAACATGTACACCCTCTTCGCCACCCACGTGTGGCGATGCACGAGTCTAGCACGTGAGCTCCCCTCAGTCCGGCTTTCCAAACTATATATTGCCACCGATGGCCGCCAGCATCTCCAATTGCAACTCCCAACAAGATACTTTTGGAGCATGATCTTCAAAGTGGCATCGGTGGTGAAGCTATCGTTGCTAGATTTTTACGGCAACATCGATGGTGGAGCTATCGCTACCAGCTACCAGCCCTAA